A single bacterium DNA region contains:
- a CDS encoding WecB/TagA/CpsF family glycosyltransferase gives MPPVAATPILGAPVSALKCDQLVNQMVKWAESRESRVVCVANVHMVMEAHSDPTFCQVLEAADLVTPDGMPLVWALRLFGKREQDRAAGMDLLMAISSAGEQRGLKLFLVGSTPEVLSKIRARLAVDYPRLIVVGAISPPFRDLMPEEEAHTVAAINASGAHFVLVALGCPKQEKWMGRHRGQIEAVMVGLGGAFPVYAGIQKRAPAWMRNIGLEWVFRLALEPKRLWRRYFTTNLPFVWLLSIEVVHRFLVRR, from the coding sequence ATGCCACCGGTTGCGGCGACGCCCATATTGGGGGCCCCGGTTTCTGCGCTGAAATGTGACCAATTGGTCAATCAGATGGTGAAATGGGCAGAAAGTCGAGAGTCTAGGGTCGTTTGCGTGGCAAACGTTCACATGGTAATGGAAGCCCATTCGGATCCGACTTTTTGCCAAGTCTTGGAGGCCGCTGATTTGGTCACGCCAGATGGAATGCCACTGGTTTGGGCACTCCGGCTGTTCGGAAAACGTGAACAGGACCGGGCGGCTGGCATGGATCTGTTAATGGCTATCTCCTCTGCCGGCGAACAGCGAGGACTGAAGTTATTTCTTGTCGGTTCGACACCGGAAGTGCTTTCCAAAATCCGAGCACGCCTGGCTGTGGACTACCCTAGACTGATCGTGGTCGGGGCAATTTCGCCCCCATTCCGAGATCTTATGCCTGAGGAGGAGGCCCACACGGTAGCCGCCATTAATGCGAGCGGAGCTCATTTTGTCTTGGTTGCGCTTGGTTGCCCTAAGCAAGAGAAGTGGATGGGCCGCCATCGGGGTCAGATCGAGGCGGTTATGGTTGGGTTGGGCGGGGCCTTTCCGGTTTATGCTGGTATCCAGAAGCGGGCGCCAGCCTGGATGCGAAATATTGGCCTTGAGTGGGTCTTTAGGTTAGCTCTCGAGCCCAAGCGACTCTGGCGGCGGTATTTTACGACTAATCTACCGTTTGTTTGGCTTTTATCTATCGAAGTTGTTCACAGGTTCTTGGTGCGTCGGTGA